The Bacteroidota bacterium genome contains a region encoding:
- a CDS encoding putative DNA binding domain-containing protein, with protein sequence MNIAKLIKQGEGETLEFKQNFDREGVFISAGAMANRNGGKILIGVTNKGAASGITIGKETLKDWANQISQGTDPKIIVDIGAYKAGEKTVVVIEVPNSNVKPVSVGGKYYLRVANSNRNLPLHKLNEIYMGSVGMSWDAMPAHKALMRDISMKKVKLYMERSLASGRRKFSDPPLQVLKKLGFIVDDRPTWSAILLFGNEPNKFVKHARVHCGRIKGESKIIDDNYIEGDIFEQINKTISVIERNINVEFVITGKKAQRDEVWEYPLDALRESVINAICHRDYMDTNDILIKIYDDRISIWNPGGLPFGMTMDMFKNPDHPSKPRNKNIAQALYDIADIERYGTGVKRILDACRKAGLPNPVFEEMGEGFHVLFRKPESEKLKLAGEREEIYHVLTARQKEIMQHVKLHGKITLSECVKLIPGVSEKTLYRDLQNLVSRKILQPVGEKRGTRYILTQKRLK encoded by the coding sequence ATGAATATCGCCAAACTTATTAAGCAAGGTGAAGGTGAAACGCTTGAGTTCAAACAGAACTTTGACAGGGAAGGCGTTTTCATTTCTGCCGGGGCGATGGCAAATCGTAACGGAGGAAAAATACTTATTGGTGTAACAAATAAGGGCGCGGCAAGTGGAATTACTATCGGCAAGGAAACTTTAAAAGATTGGGCGAATCAGATTTCACAAGGGACAGATCCCAAAATAATAGTTGATATAGGTGCTTATAAGGCAGGTGAAAAAACAGTAGTTGTTATTGAAGTGCCGAATTCCAACGTGAAACCTGTTTCAGTGGGCGGAAAATATTATTTGAGAGTAGCTAACAGCAATAGAAATTTACCGCTGCACAAGTTGAATGAAATATACATGGGTTCGGTTGGCATGAGTTGGGATGCCATGCCTGCACATAAAGCATTGATGAGAGATATCAGCATGAAGAAAGTAAAACTCTACATGGAGAGAAGCCTTGCTTCAGGAAGGCGTAAATTTTCAGACCCTCCTCTTCAAGTGCTAAAGAAATTAGGATTTATTGTCGATGATAGACCGACTTGGTCTGCGATTCTTCTTTTCGGTAATGAACCGAATAAATTTGTAAAGCATGCGAGGGTACACTGCGGAAGAATTAAAGGCGAATCAAAAATCATAGATGATAATTACATTGAAGGAGATATTTTTGAACAGATAAATAAAACCATATCAGTTATTGAGCGCAACATAAATGTTGAATTTGTAATTACAGGAAAGAAAGCTCAGCGCGATGAAGTATGGGAGTATCCGCTTGATGCGTTAAGAGAATCTGTGATAAATGCAATTTGCCACCGCGATTATATGGACACAAACGACATTCTCATAAAAATATATGATGATAGAATTTCAATATGGAATCCCGGAGGATTGCCTTTTGGAATGACGATGGATATGTTTAAAAATCCTGATCATCCATCCAAACCCCGCAATAAAAATATTGCTCAAGCTCTTTATGACATCGCAGATATTGAACGCTATGGAACAGGAGTAAAACGGATTCTTGACGCTTGCAGAAAAGCGGGGTTACCTAATCCTGTATTCGAAGAAATGGGAGAAGGTTTTCATGTACTATTCCGTAAACCTGAAAGTGAAAAATTAAAATTAGCGGGAGAAAGAGAAGAGATTTATCATGTGTTAACAGCAAGACAAAAAGAAATAATGCAACATGTAAAACTGCATGGCAAAATTACTTTATCAGAATGCGTAAAACTTATACCCGGTGTTTCCGAAAAAACCCTTTACAGAGATTTGCAAAACTTAGTTAGCCGGAAAATATTACAACCAGTTGGAGAAAAACGTGGAACGCGGTATATTCTCACTCAAAAGCGCTTAAAATGA
- a CDS encoding tyrosine-type recombinase/integrase, translating to MHRIASQSIVIESLWKPWLRDAILLSIFSGRRAAEIFHLRFSSITEEKEEMTFIKSEDIKVNKIKNLQGDSKKYVSIPITAEMKKLLLKLGYDENKKTEKYIIADSEKMKRDTMARHLWRAFGHYAKQIGINKTFKSLRKTHASALAARIGAENARIITGHSALKVLEDHYFDKKVIGKVAQDFSVFGKAS from the coding sequence ATGCATCGCATTGCATCGCAATCCATCGTAATCGAATCACTTTGGAAACCCTGGCTCAGGGATGCAATTCTGCTTTCCATATTCAGCGGAAGAAGAGCCGCTGAAATTTTTCACCTGCGTTTTTCTTCCATCACAGAAGAAAAAGAGGAAATGACTTTCATAAAATCGGAAGATATTAAGGTGAATAAAATTAAAAATCTTCAGGGAGATTCAAAAAAATATGTTTCAATTCCGATTACTGCCGAAATGAAGAAACTTTTATTGAAGTTGGGTTATGATGAAAACAAAAAAACAGAAAAATATATTATAGCTGATTCGGAAAAAATGAAACGTGACACAATGGCTCGGCATTTATGGAGAGCATTCGGGCATTACGCAAAGCAAATCGGTATCAATAAAACTTTCAAATCCCTCCGTAAAACTCACGCCAGCGCACTTGCTGCAAGAATTGGCGCGGAGAACGCAAGGATTATCACCGGACACAGCGCATTAAAAGTTTTGGAGGACCATTACTTCGATAAAAAAGTAATTGGAAAAGTTGCGCAGGATTTCAGCGTATTCGGAAAGGCATCCTGA